A single genomic interval of Balaenoptera musculus isolate JJ_BM4_2016_0621 chromosome 14, mBalMus1.pri.v3, whole genome shotgun sequence harbors:
- the MEP1B gene encoding meprin A subunit beta, which translates to MDSWYLPSFLFFAALLQVFGLPTPEIFDVDGGIDRDILDINEDLGLDLFEGDIRLDGVQERNSIVGERYRWPHTIPYVLDDSLEMNAKGVILNAFERYRLKTCIDFKPWSGEPNYISVFKGNGCWSSVGNSRIGRQELSIGKGCDKIATVQHEFLHALGFWHEQSRSDRDDYVSIIWDRIISGKEKNFKSYDDQKADSLNVPYDYSSVMHYSKTAFQNGSEPTIVTRIPDFMDVIGQRMDFSDSDLLKLNQLYNCSSSLSFMESCDFELENVCGMIQSSEDSADWQRVSQVPEGPESDHSNMGRCKGSGFFMHFNSSSVNEGATAMLGSRILYPKRGFQCLQFFLYNSGSEYDQLNIYIREYSAANVNRTLTLVEEIKDIPIGSWQLYHVTLKVSNKFRVVFGGVRGAGASRGGLSIDDINLSETQCPHHVWHIRNFTQLIGSPSGSVFSPSFYSSKGYAFQICLNLSSLPNIGMYFHLISGANDDQLEWPCPWQQVTMTILDQNPDIRQRMSNQRSITTDPFMTTGNGTYFWDRPSKVGTQAFFPNGTQFQRGSGYGNSVFMTHERLKSRDFIKGDDVYILLTVEDISQLNTTQNEPIPTLDINDLCTSFKCENDGVCILHNGKAECRCPSGEDWWYMGERCEKRGSTRDTIVIAASSTVAVFALMLIITLVSVYCTRKKYHKETGSRTANMTLENQYAL; encoded by the exons GTACAAGAAAGAAATTCCATCGTTGGAGAAAGATATAGATGGCCTCATACTATTCCATATGTTCTAGATGATAGCTTGG aaaTGAATGCCAAGGGAGTTATCCTCAATGCATTTGAACGCTATCGCCTAAAAACATGCATTGACTTCAAGCCTTGGTCTGGAGAACCCAACTATATATCAGTGTTCAAGGGCAATGG CTGCTGGTCTTCAGTGGGAAATAGTCGCATTGGGAGGCAAGAACTCTCCATCGGAAAGGGCTGTGACAAAATAGCAACAGTTCAACATGAGTTTCTCCACGCACTGGGATTCTGGCATGAACAGTCTCGGTCTGATCGGGATGACTATGTCAGCATAATTTGGGACAGAATTATTTCAG gcaaagagaaaaattttaaatcctatgATGACCAAAAAGCAGACTCCCTGAACGTTCCCTATGATTACAGCTCAGTGATGCACTACAGTAAAACTGCATTCCAGAATGGATCGGAACCAACAATTGTGACAAGGATCCCAGACTTCATGGATGTGATTGGCCAACGAATGGATTTCAGTGACTCTGATCTCTTAAAGTTGAATCAACTGTATAACTGCT CCTCTTCCTTGAGCTTTATGGAGTCGTGCGATTTTGAACTGGAAAATGTGTGTGGTATGATTCAAAGTTCAGAAGATAGTGCTGACTGGCAACGGGTCTCCCAGGTTCCCGAGGGGCCAGAGAGTGATCACTCCAACATGGGCCGGTGCAAAG GTTCTGGTTTCTTCATGCATTTCAACAGTAGCTCTGTAAATGAGGGGGCCACAGCAATGCTGGGAAGTAGAATACTATACCCTAAACGAGGATTTCAGTGCTtgcaattttttttatataacagtGGAAGTGAATATGACCAACTGAACATCTATATCAGGGAGTATTCTGCAGCCAATGTGAACAGGACTCTGACCCTtgtggaagaaataaaag ATATACCCATTGGGAGCTGGCAACTTTACCACGTAACACTGAAAGTGAGCAACAAATTTAGAGTGGTATTTGGAGGGGTCAGAGGCGCTGGTGCCTCACGGGGTGGCCTGTCTATTGATGACATCAATCTTTCAGAAACACAGTGCCCTCATCATGTCTGGCATATAAGGAATTTCACACAGCTCATTGGCAGCCCCAGTGGATCTGTCTTCAGTccttcattttattcttctaaagGCTATGCCTTTCAGATTTGCTTGAATCTAAGTAGTTTGCCTAATATAGGAATGTATTTCCACTTGATCTCTGGAGCCAATGATGATCAATTAGAGTGGCCATGTCCTTGGCAACAAGTCACGATGACCATCTTGGATCAAAATCCTGACATTCGACAGCGTATGTCCAACCAGCGGAGTATAACTACAGACCCATTTATGACCACCG GTAATGGAACCTATTTTTGGGACAGGCCTTCCAAAGTGGGAACACAAGCTTTTTTCCCTAATGGAACTCAGTTTCAAAGAGGTAGTGGCTATGGAAACAGTGTCTTTATGACCCATGAGAGGCTGAAAAGCAGAGATTTTATAAAAGGAGATGATGTTTATATCCTCCTGACAGTGGAAG ACATATCCCAGCTTAATACTACACAAAATGAGCCAATCCCGACCTTGGACATCAATGACCTTTgcacaagctttaaatgtgaGAATGATGGCGTTTGCATTCTCCACAATGGCAAAGCTGAGTGCCG GTGTCCGTCAGGGGAAGACTGGTGGTACATGGGAGAAAGGTGTGAAAAGAGAGGCTCAACTCGAGACACCATTGTGATTGCCGCGTCTTCCACTGTTGCTGTGTTTGCCCTGATGCTGATCATCACCCTCGTCAGTGTCTACTGTACCAGGAAAAAGTATCATAAAGAGACAGGTTCAAGGACAGCAAATATGACTCTGGAAAAT CAATATGCACTTTGA